GCGGCTGGACCAGTGGATCCGCCTGGGCCGTGGCGCACGGCGTCAGGGCGGCCGCACCAAGGACTCGATCCTGGCCAACGCGCTCGAGGCCGTGATCGGCGCGCTCTATCTCGATGGCGGGCTCGAGGTCGCCCGGGCCTTCATCGGGCGCGAGCTGGAAGCCTTGCTCCACCCCGGCGCCCGCCGCGCCCGCGACCCCAAGAGCGCGCTCCAGGAGCTCCTGCAGGCCCAGGGCCGCGAGCCCCCGCGCTACACGACCGTGGCCTCCGAGGGTCCGGCCCACGCGCGCCAGTTCGCGGTCGAGGTCCGGGCCGGCCAGACCCTGATCGGAGCCGGCTCGGGCGGGTCCAAGCGCGCCGCCGAGCAGGCCGCCGCCAGCGCCGCGCTGGCCGCCCTCTCGGGGGAAAAACATCTCGCCTAAACACGCGAGGGAGTTGAATATTCCTGATTGACGCAGTGCGGAATCATCGTGTACCGTGCGCATCCTGCCCGTTCGGGGTCCGCGGGCCAGCGCCACCCGAGCGCCACCTCCCGGACCCTCCAGCCCACGGTCAACCATCGAAAACGCCTCACCCCTGCCGGAGGGAACCCAAGCCATGACGGACGTAGTGATTTCGAGCGCCTGCCGAACGCCGATCGGCGCCTTCCAGGGCGCGCTCTCGGGACTGTCTGCCGCCGAGCTGGGCGCGATCGCGGTGAAGGAAGCCGTGAAGCGCGCGGGCGTCGATGGCGCCAAGGTCGAGCGCGCCTTCATCGGCAACGTGCTGCCGGCCGGCATGGGCCAGGCGCCGGCGCGCCAGGCGGTGATCAAGGCGGGGCTGCCGGTGAGCGTGGGCGCAGTCACCGTGAACAAGGTCTGCGGCTCGGGTCTGCAGGCCGTGATGTTCGCGCGCCGCGACATCCTGATCGGCGACGCGTCGGTCGTGATCGCGGGCGGCATGGAGAGCATGACCAACGCGCCGTACGTGCTGCCCCAGGCGCGCAGCGGCTACCGCATGGGCAACGGCCAGATCATCGACACCATGATCCACGACGGCCTGTGGGACCCGTACAAGAACATGCACATGGGCAACTGCGGCGACATGGTCGCGGCCAAGTACGGCTTCACCCGCGAGGACCAGGACAAGTTCGCGGCCGAGTCGTACCGGCGCGCGCGCGCGGCGCAGGCCAGCGGCAAGTTCAAGGCCGAGATCGTGCCGGTCGAGATCGCCAGCAAGAAAGGCGCGGTCGTGGTCGACCAGGACGAGGAGCCGACGCGCGGTGACCCGGCGAAGTTCTCGACGCTGCGCCCGGCCTTCAACAAGGACGGCACCGTGACCGCCGCGAACGCGTCGTCGATCAACGACGGCGCCGCGGCGCTCGTGATCGCGAGCGGCGCGCGCGCTGCGGAGCTGAAGCTGCCGGTGCTGGCCAGGATCGTGGCCGACGCGAGCGCGGCCGTGGAGCCGGAGTGGTTCACGATCGCGCCGGTGCACGCGCTGGCGAAGCTCTACGAACGCACCCAGACCAAGCCGCGTGACTGGGATCTGTACGAGATCAACGAGGCGTTCTCCGGCGTGACCATGGCCGCGATGAAGGAGCACGGGCTCGACCCCGAGACCGTGAACGTGCACGGCGGCGCCGTGTCGCTCGGCCACCCGATCGGCTGCTCGGGCGCGCGCGTGCTCGTGACCCTGCTCCACGCGCTCAAGGACCGCGGCAAGAAGCGCGGCATCGCCACGCTGTGCATCGGCGGCGGCGAGGCGGTGGCGCTCGGCGTGGAGCTCGTCTGATGAAGACTCTCGGCATCCTCGGCACGGGCACGATGGGCGCGGGCATCGCGCAGATCGCGGCCCAGTCGGGTTACTCGGTCCTGCTCTGGAACCGCAAGCCGGCTTCGGTCGAGAAGGGCGTCGGCGCGCTGAAGAAGGGCTTCGGGCGGCTCCTGCAGCGCGAGAAGATCACCCAGGCCGACCACGACGCGGCGCTGGCGCGCGTGCGCGGCGTGTCCGCGCTGGAAGACGTGAAGACGGCCGACATCCTGATCGAGGCCGTGCCGGAAGAGGTCGACGTCAAGCGCGAGCTCTACGAGCGGCTGCACGGCATCTGCGGCGCGGAGACGATCTTCGCCACGAACACGTCGTCGCTCTCGGTCACCGCGCTGTCGGCGCTCTCGGGCCGGCCCGCGAACTTCGTGGGCCTGCACTTCTTCAACCCGGTGCCGGCCATGAAGCTGGTGGAGGTGGTGCGCGGGCTGGAGACGTCCGACGCCACGGCCGCGGCAGTCACCGACCTTGCGACCAAGCTCGACAAGGTGCCGATCCCGGTGCGCGACATGCCCGGGTTCGTGGTGAACCGCGTGGTCATGCCGATGATCAACGAGGCCGCCACGGCGCTGCAGCAGGGCGTCGCCGACGCCAAGTCGATCGACGAGTGCATGAAGCTCGGCTGCAACCACCCGATGGGCCCGCTGGCGCTGGCCGATCTGGTCGGGCTCGACATCGTCTGGGCGATCCTCGACTCGCTCCACCGCGAGTTCGGCCAGGCGCACCACAAGCCCTGCCTCGAGATCACCAAGCGCGTCGAGGCCGGCCACCTGGGCGTGAAGACCAAGCGCGGGTTCTATACCTACTAGCTCCGTGGACGGGCAACAGGTACGGGGCAAGCTCGAGCGCATCCGCAAGGGTGGCTCGCCCGCTTCGCACGAGAAGCTCGCCGCGGAGGGGAAGCTCTTCGCGCGCGCGCGCATCGCGCGGCTGTTCGACAGTGACTCGTTCGTCGAGGATGCGGTCTTCGCGAACGCCAAGGAAGCCGACCTGCCCGCCGACGGCGTGGTGACCGGCACCGGCCGCATCGACGGTCGGCCCGTGTGCGTGATGGCGAACGACTCGACCGTGAAGGCGGGCTCGTGGGGCAAGCGCACGGTCGAGAAGATCCTGCGCATCCAGGAGACCGCCGAGCGGCTGCGCGCGCCGCTGGTGTATCTCGTGGACTCCGCGGGCGCGCGCATCACCGACCAGATCGAGATGTTCCCGGGCCGGCGCGGCGCCGGGCGCATCTTCTTCAACCAGGTGCGCCTGTCGGGCTTCATCCCGCAG
The sequence above is drawn from the Myxococcota bacterium genome and encodes:
- a CDS encoding 3-hydroxyacyl-CoA dehydrogenase NAD-binding domain-containing protein, encoding MKTLGILGTGTMGAGIAQIAAQSGYSVLLWNRKPASVEKGVGALKKGFGRLLQREKITQADHDAALARVRGVSALEDVKTADILIEAVPEEVDVKRELYERLHGICGAETIFATNTSSLSVTALSALSGRPANFVGLHFFNPVPAMKLVEVVRGLETSDATAAAVTDLATKLDKVPIPVRDMPGFVVNRVVMPMINEAATALQQGVADAKSIDECMKLGCNHPMGPLALADLVGLDIVWAILDSLHREFGQAHHKPCLEITKRVEAGHLGVKTKRGFYTY
- the rnc gene encoding ribonuclease III, coding for MAALADRLGHAFARPELLEQALTHASRANEAGDRDAGNERLEFLGDAVLGLVVAERLMAGRPQADEGELTHMRAGAVNQAALAERARALRLDQWIRLGRGARRQGGRTKDSILANALEAVIGALYLDGGLEVARAFIGRELEALLHPGARRARDPKSALQELLQAQGREPPRYTTVASEGPAHARQFAVEVRAGQTLIGAGSGGSKRAAEQAAASAALAALSGEKHLA
- a CDS encoding acetyl-CoA C-acetyltransferase; translation: MTDVVISSACRTPIGAFQGALSGLSAAELGAIAVKEAVKRAGVDGAKVERAFIGNVLPAGMGQAPARQAVIKAGLPVSVGAVTVNKVCGSGLQAVMFARRDILIGDASVVIAGGMESMTNAPYVLPQARSGYRMGNGQIIDTMIHDGLWDPYKNMHMGNCGDMVAAKYGFTREDQDKFAAESYRRARAAQASGKFKAEIVPVEIASKKGAVVVDQDEEPTRGDPAKFSTLRPAFNKDGTVTAANASSINDGAAALVIASGARAAELKLPVLARIVADASAAVEPEWFTIAPVHALAKLYERTQTKPRDWDLYEINEAFSGVTMAAMKEHGLDPETVNVHGGAVSLGHPIGCSGARVLVTLLHALKDRGKKRGIATLCIGGGEAVALGVELV